The following proteins are co-located in the Triticum aestivum cultivar Chinese Spring chromosome 1A, IWGSC CS RefSeq v2.1, whole genome shotgun sequence genome:
- the LOC123047158 gene encoding uncharacterized protein gives MATATASTSLRPPPSPSPPRLAGSLRQWCWGTPTHSSRRAFHAHRRKRNTLLCAAVKGPEESFKKTIEVDRLIDMLRDANPGELDLIVVENILAFSEGFWVRLAARIDLCKSDDDKKDYEELAENVMNIVDRVVHKTDEKIEQSTDVLKAIISPVMNEGEDAMWPPRNPEALKLMEKEISNREKEGQLDESFLSEVNAQLRQAKEDVDKPGLQAMLQKVLQLYASNFLRKRSYAYKGGEVVVPEKFLESIIEAPENDWNRLLLDGLTVGKGDVSPEEFYAVTKKRIERILIRTEGGSYQQRVLVEYIKEIQARAEEIVNRLQGPAV, from the exons ATGGCGACGGCCACCGCCTCCACGTCCCTCCGCccgccgccgtccccgtccccgcctCGGCTTGCG GGGTCGCTGCGCCAGTGGTGCTGGGGAACCCCTACGCATTCCTCTCGGAGAGCATTCCACGCGCATCGGCGGAAGAG GAACACTTTGTTATGCGCAGCCGTTAAAGGCCCAGAAGAATCCTTCAAGAAGACCATTGAAGTGGATAGGCTGATTGATATGCTGAGAGATGCAAATCCCGGAGAG CTTGATCTAATAGTGGTTGAAAATATTCTAGCGTTCAGTGAGGGTTTCTGGGTTCGGCTGGCTGCTCGGATTGATCTATGCAAATCGGATGATGATAAA AAAGATTATGAAGAACTGGCAGAGAATGTCATGAACATAGTTGACCGTGTCGTCCACAAGACTGAT GAGAAGATTGAACAATCGACTGATGTTCTGAAGGCAATTATTAGTCCTGTTATGAATGAAGGAGAAGATGCGATGTGGCCACCAAGAAATCCGGAGGCTCTCAAATTGATGGAAAAA GAAATATCAAACAGAGAAAAAGAAGGACAGCTAGATGAGAGTTTTCTGTCAGAAGTTAATGCTCAGCTGAGGCAA GCTAAAGAAGATGTAGATAAGCCAGGGCTTCAAGCAATGCTGCAAAAGGTGTTGCAACTATATGCTTCCAACTTTCTCCGAAAACGCAGTTACGCTTATAAAG GGGGAGAGGTTGTAGTGCCTGAAAAGTTTCTTGAATCGATAATAGAGG CTCCCGAAAATGACTGGAATAGGCTGTTGCTTGATGGACTTACAGTTGGAAAGGGAGATGTTTCACCTGAAGAATTTTACGCTGTTACCAAGAAGAGAATTGAGAGAATCTTGATTCGCACG GAAGGTGGTTCTTATCAGCAACGGGTACTTGTCGAATATATAAAAGAGATACAAGCTAGAGCAGAGGAAATAGTGAACCGGCTTCAAGGCCCAGCTGTGTAA
- the LOC123047166 gene encoding very-long-chain 3-oxoacyl-CoA reductase-like protein At1g24470 gives MPQLEEIVSTAGGAGSPPPPPLWFLVFLALGIHAVVVSAATFLAWLYRAFLRRGKDLGLRYGAWAVVTGATDGIGRALALELARRGLHLVLVGRNPAKLSRVSKEAKDAAPSCMVKSVVFDLAGDATELSLGAARVAVAVKGLDVGLLVNNAGATYPCAAYFHEVETPVWEAVVRVNVEAATRISRAVVPAMAGKGRGAIVNVGSGSSVVVPAFPLYAVYAASKAYIDQLSRSLSVEYKQYGVDVQCQIPLYVATKMSPVKGHSPFIPSPEEYVKAAIRCIGYEPRCVPYWRHSVQWFLASLAPDSALNLWRLRVGVRKRNEMRALLGEKELS, from the exons ATGCCTCAGTTGGAAGAGATTGTCTCGACGGCCGGCGGGgcaggctcgccgccgccgccgccgctgtggtttCTGGTCTTCCTCGCCCTCGGCATCCACGCCGTTGTTGTATCCGCCGCGACCTTCCTCGCGTGGCTGTACCGCGCGTTCCTCCGGCGGGGGAAGGACCTGGGCCTGCGCTACGGCGCgtgggcggtggtcaccggcgccaccgacggcATCGGCCGAGCGCTGGCGCTCGAGCTCGCGCGCAGGGGGCTCCACCTCGTCCTCGTCGGCCGGAACCCCGCCAAGCTGTCCCGCGTCAGCAAGGAGGCCAAGGATGCGGCGCCGTCCTGCATGGTCAAGAGCGTGGTGTTCGACCTCGCCGGCGACGCGACGGAGCTGTCGCTGGGCGCGGCGAGGGTGGCGGTGGCCGTGAAGGGGCTCGACGTGGGCCTCCTGGTGAACAACGCCGGCGCGACGTACCCTTGCGCGGCCTACTTCCACGAGGTGGAGACCCCGGTGTGGGAGGCCGTGGTGCGGGTGAACGTGGAGGCGGCCACGCGGATCTCGCGCGCCGTCGTGCCCGCGATGGCGGGCAAGGGGAGGGGCGCCATCGTCAACGTCGGGTCGGGGTCGTCCGTGGTGGTGCCGGCGTTCCCGCTCTACGCCGTGTACGCGGCAAGCAAAGC GTATATTGATCAACTATCTCGGAGTCTAAGCGTCGAATACAAACAGTACGGAGTGGATGTCCAATGCCAG ATTCCTTTGTACGTGGCCACCAAGATGTCGCCTGTTAAGGGCCACTCTCCGTTCATACCATCGCCCGAGGAGTACGTCAAAGCTGCCATTCGCTGCATTGGCTACGAGCCGAGATGCGTCCCCTACTGGCGCCACTCCGTCCAGTGGTTCTTGGCGTCTCTGGCGCCAGACTCTGCTCTCAATCTGTGGCGTCTCCGGGTTGGTGTCCGCAAGAGAAATGAGATGAGAGCTCTGCTCGGAGAGAAGGAACTCAGCTGA